Below is a window of Methanosarcinales archaeon DNA.
ATCATCTACAGGTAATCCCTTAAACACAATCTTCGAATCTCTTCCGGTAATCTCAATAACCCTCTCGGCAAACTCCAGCACAGTCATCTCCTCAGGATTCCCTATATTTACAGGCTCCACAAATTCCGACATCATCAAACGATAAATCCCATCAATTAAATCAGACACATAACAGAAGCTCCTGGTCTGCTTCCCATCCCCATATACAGTAATATCCTCTCCATTCAACGCCTGGTTAATAAAATTCGGCACCACCCTACCATCATCTGCCCGCATCCTGGGCCCGTATGTATTAAATATCCGCACGATCCGCGTATCAACAACATGAAAACGATGATATGCCATCGTGATCGCCTCAGCATATCGCTTTGCCTCATCATACACCCCACGAGGGCCGATAGGATTCACATTACCCCAGTAGGTCTCAGGCTGCGGATTAACAAGCGGGTCCCCGTAAACCTCTGAAGTGGAAGCCAGCAGAAAACGTGCCCCCTGCTCCTTGGCAAGCCCCAGCATATTATAGGTTCCAAGAGCTCCCACTTTGAGCGTCTGGATCGGCAGGTCAAGATAATCGATGGGAGATGCAGGGCTTGCCAGATGGAAAATATAATCGATCTTATCACCGAAATAAATCGGTTTTGTAATATCATGTTTCAGGTATGTGAATTTATTCGATTTAACATGTTCAATGTTCCTGGTATTTCCTGTCACAAGATTATCAATACAAATTACATCGTGACCTTTATCTAACAAAAGATCACAAAGATGTGAACCTAAAAACCCAGCACCACCAGTTACTATTGATTTCATGTCATCCATTCCTAAAATTCAATTGAAGATGAATCTCCGATATTAAGTGAATTATATTTACCAATAATGTTTGCATCATCACCTATAATTGAAGACTGTAGATTTACCGTTTTTAAATGTGCTCGAGCCCCGATAACACTATTTGAAATGATTGAATTTTTAATTATCGTATCATTTGCAATAGATGCATATGGCCCTATAACAGATTTTGAAATTTTAACATTTTCTCCGATTGCGACTGGTTGCATTATTACAGAATCCAAGATGTCGTTTTTATTATTCAACGTTGCATTTTCATCCAATAGCACTCGATTTGTTTCCAACAAAGAATTTGCATGTCCACAATCATACCAGCTTGAAACAGTGAAAGTCTTGAATTTTCCTCCACGTTTAATCATCTCCTGCAGAGCATCTGTTAATTGATATTCACCTCTGGTTTTAATATTATTATCTAAAATCCGATTAAGCATATCAAATAGTTTTTCAGTATCCTGTATAAAATAAACACCGGCAATCCCAAGATTTGAGGTAGGATGCTCTGGTTTTTCCTCAAGGTTTTTTACGCATGATGTTTCAGATTCTAATTCAACGATACCATACTTTTCCGGTTCATCTACTTCCTTTACCCCAATAGAACCTGAACATTGTCCATTATTCTTATGTTGTTCATAAAAATCCAGATAACCGGATTTAAAGATCATATCCCCAAGTGCAATCATAATATCAGAATCGCCAACAAATTCCCGGGTCAAATAGATAGAATGCCCAAGGCCTAGCCTTTCAGTCTGGTCAACATATCGTAAATTGAAAATATCCTTATAATGTTTATCTACATAAGATATTAACAATTCTTTTCGATATCCAACTACTAGAATAATCTCACATGGTTCGAGGTCGATCATCCTATCAAGAATATGCCCGATTATCGGTTTGCCTGCAATATAGACCATTGGTTTTGGCTTAGTATGTGTATGTGGAAACAGGCGGGTTCCTGTTCCGGCAGCGGGAATGATTACTTTCATATTCAAGAGATTGATAAATTCAATATTTGAACCTAAAGTTAATCTAAATGTATAAATAATCGATGGAATGTTT
It encodes the following:
- a CDS encoding SDR family oxidoreductase, producing MKSIVTGGAGFLGSHLCDLLLDKGHDVICIDNLVTGNTRNIEHVKSNKFTYLKHDITKPIYFGDKIDYIFHLASPASPIDYLDLPIQTLKVGALGTYNMLGLAKEQGARFLLASTSEVYGDPLVNPQPETYWGNVNPIGPRGVYDEAKRYAEAITMAYHRFHVVDTRIVRIFNTYGPRMRADDGRVVPNFINQALNGEDITVYGDGKQTRSFCYVSDLIDGIYRLMMSEFVEPVNIGNPEEMTVLEFAERVIEITGRDSKIVFKGLPVDDPKVRRPDIERAKEVLGWEPEVGLEEGLRVTLKYFGNTK
- a CDS encoding NTP transferase domain-containing protein — its product is MKVIIPAAGTGTRLFPHTHTKPKPMVYIAGKPIIGHILDRMIDLEPCEIILVVGYRKELLISYVDKHYKDIFNLRYVDQTERLGLGHSIYLTREFVGDSDIMIALGDMIFKSGYLDFYEQHKNNGQCSGSIGVKEVDEPEKYGIVELESETSCVKNLEEKPEHPTSNLGIAGVYFIQDTEKLFDMLNRILDNNIKTRGEYQLTDALQEMIKRGGKFKTFTVSSWYDCGHANSLLETNRVLLDENATLNNKNDILDSVIMQPVAIGENVKISKSVIGPYASIANDTIIKNSIISNSVIGARAHLKTVNLQSSIIGDDANIIGKYNSLNIGDSSSIEF